A stretch of the Cervus canadensis isolate Bull #8, Minnesota chromosome 16, ASM1932006v1, whole genome shotgun sequence genome encodes the following:
- the IRX2 gene encoding iroquois-class homeodomain protein IRX-2, producing MSYPQGYLYQAPGSLALYSCPAYGASALAAPRSEELARSASGSAFSPYPGSAAFTAQAATGFGSPLQYSADAAAAAAGFPSYMGAPYDAHTTGMTGAISYHPYGSAAYPYQLNDPAYRKNATRDATATLKAWLNEHRKNPYPTKGEKIMLAIITKMTLTQVSTWFANARRRLKKENKMTWAPRNKSEDEDEEEGDAARGKEESADKAQEGTETSAEDEGISLHVDSLTDHSCSAESDGEKLPCRAGDPLCESGSECKEKYEDLEDDEDDDEDAERGLAPPKPVTSSPLTGVEAPPLLSPPPEAAPRGGGGGKTHLGSRTSPGAPPPASKPKLWSLAEIATSDLKQPSLGPGCAPPGLPAAAAPASSGAPPGGSPYPASPLLGRHLYYTSPFYGSYTNYGNLNAALQGQGLLRYNSAAAVPGEALHAAPKAASDAGKAGAHPLPEPHYRPPGGGYEPKKDTSEGCTVVGGGVQPYL from the exons ATGTCCTACCCGCAGGGCTACCTGTACCAGGCGCCCGGCTCGCTGGCGCTATATTCGTGCCCGGCGTACGGCGCGTCGGCGCTGGCGGCGCCGCGCAGCGAGGAGCTGGCGCGGTCGGCGTCGGGCTCGGCGTTCAGCCCCTACCCCGGCTCCGCGGCCTTCACCGCGCAGGCGGCCACCGGCTTCGGCAGCCCGCTGCAGTATTCTGCcgacgccgccgccgccgccgccggcttCCCGTCCTACATG GGAGCGCCCTACGACGCACACACGACCGGGATGACGGGCGCCATCAgctaccacccttacggcagcgCGGCCTACCCGTACCAGCTCAACGACCCGGCCTACCGCAAGAACGCCACGCGGGACGCCACGGCCACGCTCAAGGCCTGGCTCAACGAGCACCGCAAGAACCCCTACCCCACCAAGGGCGAGAAGATCATGCTGGCCATCATCACCAAGATGACCCTCACGCAGGTCTCCACCTGGTTCGCCAACGCGCGCCGGCGCCTCAAGAAGGAGAACAAGATGACGTGGGCCCCCAGAAACAAAAGCGAGGACGAGGACGAGGAAGAGGGCGACGCGGCAAGGGGCAAGGAGGAGAGTGCCGACAAGGCGCAGGAGGGCACCGAAACGTCGGCGGAGGATGAAG GGATCAGCCTGCACGTGGACTCGCTCACCGACCACTCGTGCTCCGCCGAGTCGGACGGAGAGAAGCTGCCCTGCCGCGCCGGGGACCCCCTATGCGAGTCGGGCTCTGAGTGCAAGGAGAAGTACGAGGACCTGGAGGACGACGAGGACGACGACGAGGACGCCGAGCGGGGCCTGGCGCCGCCCAAGCCCGTGACCTCGTCGCCGCTCACGGGCGTGGAGGCGCCGCCGCTGCTGAGCCCCCCTCCCGAGGCCGCGCcccgcgggggtgggggcggcaagACGCACCTGGGCAGCCGGACGTCGCCGGGCGCACCGCCGCCCGCCAGCAAGCCCAAGCTGTGGTCTCTGGCCGAGATCGCCACGTCGGACCTCAAGCAGCCGAGCCTGGGCCCGGGCTGCGCGCCGCCCGGGCTGCCCGCGGCCGCCGCGCCCGCCTCGAGCGGGGCGCCGCCGGGCGGCTCGCCCTATCCCGCGTCGCCGCTGCTCGGCCGCCACCTCTACTACACGTCGCCCTTCTACGGCAGCTACACAAACTACGGGAACTTGAACGCGGCGCTGCAGGGCCAGGGCCTGCTGCGGTACAACTCGGCGGCCGCCGTCCCCGGAGAGGCGCTGCACGCCGCGCCCAAGGCCGCCAGCGACGCGGGAAAGGCGGGCGCGCACCCGCTCCCGGAGCCCCACTACCGGCCCCCGGGCGGCGGCTACGAGCCCAAGAAAG ATACCAGCGAGGGCTGCACCGTGGTTGGTGGGGGCGTCCAGCCCTACCTATAG
- the LOC122454548 gene encoding collagen alpha-1(I) chain-like isoform X1, with product MVGAGRGGPRHAEQRAGRAAPSIHARPGREEAAASAGTAGRGRPARALARAAPRAGGAAGRRGGGGGVGGNGSSEPVGAAARQAGGRGLGESGVGSEELRKERSSFRGTLERGAVRHGLICIFGRPPPPLLRRLRPLPPPGRGRERGGDAGGGAGGGAGGAGGRTRRLLWLSRLSRSPSPRPAARPHRAVRAPPSHSRGLPASAPAPPTFPAAPLAPARHSAPSPCPAPSSARKDRGRGRPLPLGWGGMSVPGPPHRPRTARRTLVPGSPDSRARVGATGDAAGVGHRGPGPPGDGVRGSHAHLPRSVLACRTGRASTRGLAAAPRRPGVPPRTRIPGAFVASRQEGPEHSGETIVSGQTASGRTWSLAVTRKGTRQSQAGGAGGARGCPGSVVGSGFFSKNSIERTGCKPAKAGRAAACDGGLESCSCLSGHRGERPGPMAAAFGEQDLDAPLTGEEAVQACGAPGPDGHWVSCHFRLPSSLGWKRTGRRSGQPVADAFGMSRRGHACFQEPAVSWRPSSGKRRPGALSPPRRAAAAQTEAPSTPCPGLPGEAGRPSGDAARSRARGRRGGAVACAAAA from the exons ATGGTGGGCGCGGGGCGAGGGGGCCCGCGTCACGCCGAGCAGCGGGCAGGGCGCGCGGCGCCCTCCATCCACGCCCGGCCGGGGCGCGAGGAGGCGGCGGCGAGCGCGGGGACCGCCGGCCGAGGCAGGCCGGCCCGCGCACTAGCCCGGGCGGCCCCGCGGGCCGGGGGagcggcggggcggcggggcggcggcggcggcgttgGCGGCAACGGCAGCTCGGAGCCGGTGGGCGCAGCCGCGCGCCAGGCCGGCGGTCGGGGTTTGGGGGAGTCTGGAGTCGGGAGTGAGGAGTTGAGGAAGGAGCGCTCGAGTTTCCGAGGGACATTGGAACGCGGAGCTGTCCGTCACGGGCTCATCTGCATATTCGggcgcccgccccctcccctgctccgCCGGCTCCGCCCGCTCCCGCCGCCCGGCCGCGGCCGGGAGAGGGGCGGGGACGCCGGGGGAGGGGCgggcggaggggcggggggagcggGAGGCAGGACGCGCAGGCTTTTGTGGCTCAGTCGCCTCTCGCGCAGCCCCAGCCCCCGGCCCGCAGCCCGGCCGCACCGGGCAGTGCGCGCGCCCCCTTCCCACTCGCGCGGACTCCCGGCGTCCGCCCCCGCGCCCCCCACCTTTCCGGCCGCCCCCCTCGCCCCAGCCCGAcactctgccccctccccctgccccgcccccagctcGGCCCGCAAGGACCGGGGCAGAGGCCGCCCGCTGCCACTTGGGTGGGGGGGGATGAGCGTCCCGGGCCCCCCTCACAGGCCGCGGACTGCGCGCCGGACTCTCGTGCCCGGGTCGCCGGACTCTCGTGCCCGGGTCGGAGCTACGGGTGATGCGGCGGGAGTGGGGCACCGTGGCCCGGGTCCTCCTGGGGACGGCGTGCGCGGCTCTCACGCCCACCTCCCCCGGTCCGTCCTTGCTTGCCGCACGGGGCGAGCCTCCACGCGGGGTCTCGCGGCGGCCCCGCGCCGCCCCGGCGTGCCCCCGCGGACCCGGATCCCGGGCGCTTTCGTCGCGAGCCGCCAGGAGGGCCCTGAG CACTCGGGGGAAACGATCGTCAGCGGACAGACCGCCTCTGGCAGGACGTGGAGCCTCGCTGTCACTCGGAAAGGGACGAGACAGTCACAGGCCGGGGGCGCGGGCGGCGCACGCGGTTGCCCAGGTAGCGTAG TTGGCTCGGGCTTCTTTTCTAAAAACTCAATCGAAAGAACCGGCTGCAAGCCCGCGAAGGCTGGGCGCGCGGCCGCCTGTGACGGTGGCCTGGAATCCTGCAGCTGCCTCTCTGGTCACCGCGGGGAGCGCCCGGGCCCCATGGCCGCCGCTTTCGGGGAGCAGGACCTGGATGCTCCGCTCACGGGCGAGGAGGCCGTTCAGGCCTGTGGAGCGCCGGGTCCGGACGGACACTGGGTCTCTTGTCACTTTCGGTTGCCCTCGTCACTGGGATGGAAGAGAACGGGCCGGCGCTCAGGCCAACCGG TGGCCGATGCTTTTGGAATGAGTCGGCGTGGACACGCGTGTTTCCAGGAGCCCGCGGTTTCCTGGAGGCCGAGTTCTGGGAAACGGCGGCCTGGGGCTCTAAGTCCTCCTCGGAGAGCAGCGGCGGCGCAGACCGAGGCGCCCTCCACTCCTTGCCCGGGGCTCCCGGGAGAGGCGGGCAGGCCGAGCGGCGACGCGGCCCGAAGTCGTGCGCGCGGGCGGCGAGGGGGCGCTGTGGCCTGCGCGGCTGCCGCCTAG
- the LOC122454548 gene encoding collagen alpha-1(I) chain-like isoform X4, whose product MVGAGRGGPRHAEQRAGRAAPSIHARPGREEAAASAGTAGRGRPARALARAAPRAGGAAGRRGGGGGVGGNGSSEPVGAAARQAGGRGLGESGVGSEELRKERSSFRGTLERGAVRHGLICIFGRPPPPLLRRLRPLPPPGRGRERGGDAGGGAGGGAGGAGGRTRRLLWLSRLSRSPSPRPAARPHRAVRAPPSHSRGLPASAPAPPTFPAAPLAPARHSAPSPCPAPSSARKDRGRGRPLPLGWGGMSVPGPPHRPRTARRTLVPGSPDSRARVGATGDAAGVGHRGPGPPGDGVRGSHAHLPRSVLACRTGRASTRGLAAAPRRPGVPPRTRIPGAFVASRQEGPEHSGETIVSGQTASGRTWSLAVTRKGTRQSQAGGAGGARGCPVADAFGMSRRGHACFQEPAVSWRPSSGKRRPGALSPPRRAAAAQTEAPSTPCPGLPGEAGRPSGDAARSRARGRRGGAVACAAAA is encoded by the exons ATGGTGGGCGCGGGGCGAGGGGGCCCGCGTCACGCCGAGCAGCGGGCAGGGCGCGCGGCGCCCTCCATCCACGCCCGGCCGGGGCGCGAGGAGGCGGCGGCGAGCGCGGGGACCGCCGGCCGAGGCAGGCCGGCCCGCGCACTAGCCCGGGCGGCCCCGCGGGCCGGGGGagcggcggggcggcggggcggcggcggcggcgttgGCGGCAACGGCAGCTCGGAGCCGGTGGGCGCAGCCGCGCGCCAGGCCGGCGGTCGGGGTTTGGGGGAGTCTGGAGTCGGGAGTGAGGAGTTGAGGAAGGAGCGCTCGAGTTTCCGAGGGACATTGGAACGCGGAGCTGTCCGTCACGGGCTCATCTGCATATTCGggcgcccgccccctcccctgctccgCCGGCTCCGCCCGCTCCCGCCGCCCGGCCGCGGCCGGGAGAGGGGCGGGGACGCCGGGGGAGGGGCgggcggaggggcggggggagcggGAGGCAGGACGCGCAGGCTTTTGTGGCTCAGTCGCCTCTCGCGCAGCCCCAGCCCCCGGCCCGCAGCCCGGCCGCACCGGGCAGTGCGCGCGCCCCCTTCCCACTCGCGCGGACTCCCGGCGTCCGCCCCCGCGCCCCCCACCTTTCCGGCCGCCCCCCTCGCCCCAGCCCGAcactctgccccctccccctgccccgcccccagctcGGCCCGCAAGGACCGGGGCAGAGGCCGCCCGCTGCCACTTGGGTGGGGGGGGATGAGCGTCCCGGGCCCCCCTCACAGGCCGCGGACTGCGCGCCGGACTCTCGTGCCCGGGTCGCCGGACTCTCGTGCCCGGGTCGGAGCTACGGGTGATGCGGCGGGAGTGGGGCACCGTGGCCCGGGTCCTCCTGGGGACGGCGTGCGCGGCTCTCACGCCCACCTCCCCCGGTCCGTCCTTGCTTGCCGCACGGGGCGAGCCTCCACGCGGGGTCTCGCGGCGGCCCCGCGCCGCCCCGGCGTGCCCCCGCGGACCCGGATCCCGGGCGCTTTCGTCGCGAGCCGCCAGGAGGGCCCTGAG CACTCGGGGGAAACGATCGTCAGCGGACAGACCGCCTCTGGCAGGACGTGGAGCCTCGCTGTCACTCGGAAAGGGACGAGACAGTCACAGGCCGGGGGCGCGGGCGGCGCACGCGGTTGCCCAG TGGCCGATGCTTTTGGAATGAGTCGGCGTGGACACGCGTGTTTCCAGGAGCCCGCGGTTTCCTGGAGGCCGAGTTCTGGGAAACGGCGGCCTGGGGCTCTAAGTCCTCCTCGGAGAGCAGCGGCGGCGCAGACCGAGGCGCCCTCCACTCCTTGCCCGGGGCTCCCGGGAGAGGCGGGCAGGCCGAGCGGCGACGCGGCCCGAAGTCGTGCGCGCGGGCGGCGAGGGGGCGCTGTGGCCTGCGCGGCTGCCGCCTAG
- the LOC122454548 gene encoding collagen alpha-1(I) chain-like isoform X3, translated as MVGAGRGGPRHAEQRAGRAAPSIHARPGREEAAASAGTAGRGRPARALARAAPRAGGAAGRRGGGGGVGGNGSSEPVGAAARQAGGRGLGESGVGSEELRKERSSFRGTLERGAVRHGLICIFGRPPPPLLRRLRPLPPPGRGRERGGDAGGGAGGGAGGAGGRTRRLLWLSRLSRSPSPRPAARPHRAVRAPPSHSRGLPASAPAPPTFPAAPLAPARHSAPSPCPAPSSARKDRGRGRPLPLGWGGMSVPGPPHRPRTARRTLVPGSPDSRARVGATGDAAGVGHRGPGPPGDGVRGSHAHLPRSVLACRTGRASTRGLAAAPRRPGVPPRTRIPGAFVASRQEGPEHSGETIVSGQTASGRTWSLAVTRKGTRQSQAGGAGGARGCPGSVVADAFGMSRRGHACFQEPAVSWRPSSGKRRPGALSPPRRAAAAQTEAPSTPCPGLPGEAGRPSGDAARSRARGRRGGAVACAAAA; from the exons ATGGTGGGCGCGGGGCGAGGGGGCCCGCGTCACGCCGAGCAGCGGGCAGGGCGCGCGGCGCCCTCCATCCACGCCCGGCCGGGGCGCGAGGAGGCGGCGGCGAGCGCGGGGACCGCCGGCCGAGGCAGGCCGGCCCGCGCACTAGCCCGGGCGGCCCCGCGGGCCGGGGGagcggcggggcggcggggcggcggcggcggcgttgGCGGCAACGGCAGCTCGGAGCCGGTGGGCGCAGCCGCGCGCCAGGCCGGCGGTCGGGGTTTGGGGGAGTCTGGAGTCGGGAGTGAGGAGTTGAGGAAGGAGCGCTCGAGTTTCCGAGGGACATTGGAACGCGGAGCTGTCCGTCACGGGCTCATCTGCATATTCGggcgcccgccccctcccctgctccgCCGGCTCCGCCCGCTCCCGCCGCCCGGCCGCGGCCGGGAGAGGGGCGGGGACGCCGGGGGAGGGGCgggcggaggggcggggggagcggGAGGCAGGACGCGCAGGCTTTTGTGGCTCAGTCGCCTCTCGCGCAGCCCCAGCCCCCGGCCCGCAGCCCGGCCGCACCGGGCAGTGCGCGCGCCCCCTTCCCACTCGCGCGGACTCCCGGCGTCCGCCCCCGCGCCCCCCACCTTTCCGGCCGCCCCCCTCGCCCCAGCCCGAcactctgccccctccccctgccccgcccccagctcGGCCCGCAAGGACCGGGGCAGAGGCCGCCCGCTGCCACTTGGGTGGGGGGGGATGAGCGTCCCGGGCCCCCCTCACAGGCCGCGGACTGCGCGCCGGACTCTCGTGCCCGGGTCGCCGGACTCTCGTGCCCGGGTCGGAGCTACGGGTGATGCGGCGGGAGTGGGGCACCGTGGCCCGGGTCCTCCTGGGGACGGCGTGCGCGGCTCTCACGCCCACCTCCCCCGGTCCGTCCTTGCTTGCCGCACGGGGCGAGCCTCCACGCGGGGTCTCGCGGCGGCCCCGCGCCGCCCCGGCGTGCCCCCGCGGACCCGGATCCCGGGCGCTTTCGTCGCGAGCCGCCAGGAGGGCCCTGAG CACTCGGGGGAAACGATCGTCAGCGGACAGACCGCCTCTGGCAGGACGTGGAGCCTCGCTGTCACTCGGAAAGGGACGAGACAGTCACAGGCCGGGGGCGCGGGCGGCGCACGCGGTTGCCCAGGTAGCGTAG TGGCCGATGCTTTTGGAATGAGTCGGCGTGGACACGCGTGTTTCCAGGAGCCCGCGGTTTCCTGGAGGCCGAGTTCTGGGAAACGGCGGCCTGGGGCTCTAAGTCCTCCTCGGAGAGCAGCGGCGGCGCAGACCGAGGCGCCCTCCACTCCTTGCCCGGGGCTCCCGGGAGAGGCGGGCAGGCCGAGCGGCGACGCGGCCCGAAGTCGTGCGCGCGGGCGGCGAGGGGGCGCTGTGGCCTGCGCGGCTGCCGCCTAG
- the LOC122454548 gene encoding collagen alpha-1(I) chain-like isoform X2 yields the protein MVGAGRGGPRHAEQRAGRAAPSIHARPGREEAAASAGTAGRGRPARALARAAPRAGGAAGRRGGGGGVGGNGSSEPVGAAARQAGGRGLGESGVGSEELRKERSSFRGTLERGAVRHGLICIFGRPPPPLLRRLRPLPPPGRGRERGGDAGGGAGGGAGGAGGRTRRLLWLSRLSRSPSPRPAARPHRAVRAPPSHSRGLPASAPAPPTFPAAPLAPARHSAPSPCPAPSSARKDRGRGRPLPLGWGGMSVPGPPHRPRTARRTLVPGSPDSRARVGATGDAAGVGHRGPGPPGDGVRGSHAHLPRSVLACRTGRASTRGLAAAPRRPGVPPRTRIPGAFVASRQEGPEHSGETIVSGQTASGRTWSLAVTRKGTRQSQAGGAGGARGCPVGSGFFSKNSIERTGCKPAKAGRAAACDGGLESCSCLSGHRGERPGPMAAAFGEQDLDAPLTGEEAVQACGAPGPDGHWVSCHFRLPSSLGWKRTGRRSGQPVADAFGMSRRGHACFQEPAVSWRPSSGKRRPGALSPPRRAAAAQTEAPSTPCPGLPGEAGRPSGDAARSRARGRRGGAVACAAAA from the exons ATGGTGGGCGCGGGGCGAGGGGGCCCGCGTCACGCCGAGCAGCGGGCAGGGCGCGCGGCGCCCTCCATCCACGCCCGGCCGGGGCGCGAGGAGGCGGCGGCGAGCGCGGGGACCGCCGGCCGAGGCAGGCCGGCCCGCGCACTAGCCCGGGCGGCCCCGCGGGCCGGGGGagcggcggggcggcggggcggcggcggcggcgttgGCGGCAACGGCAGCTCGGAGCCGGTGGGCGCAGCCGCGCGCCAGGCCGGCGGTCGGGGTTTGGGGGAGTCTGGAGTCGGGAGTGAGGAGTTGAGGAAGGAGCGCTCGAGTTTCCGAGGGACATTGGAACGCGGAGCTGTCCGTCACGGGCTCATCTGCATATTCGggcgcccgccccctcccctgctccgCCGGCTCCGCCCGCTCCCGCCGCCCGGCCGCGGCCGGGAGAGGGGCGGGGACGCCGGGGGAGGGGCgggcggaggggcggggggagcggGAGGCAGGACGCGCAGGCTTTTGTGGCTCAGTCGCCTCTCGCGCAGCCCCAGCCCCCGGCCCGCAGCCCGGCCGCACCGGGCAGTGCGCGCGCCCCCTTCCCACTCGCGCGGACTCCCGGCGTCCGCCCCCGCGCCCCCCACCTTTCCGGCCGCCCCCCTCGCCCCAGCCCGAcactctgccccctccccctgccccgcccccagctcGGCCCGCAAGGACCGGGGCAGAGGCCGCCCGCTGCCACTTGGGTGGGGGGGGATGAGCGTCCCGGGCCCCCCTCACAGGCCGCGGACTGCGCGCCGGACTCTCGTGCCCGGGTCGCCGGACTCTCGTGCCCGGGTCGGAGCTACGGGTGATGCGGCGGGAGTGGGGCACCGTGGCCCGGGTCCTCCTGGGGACGGCGTGCGCGGCTCTCACGCCCACCTCCCCCGGTCCGTCCTTGCTTGCCGCACGGGGCGAGCCTCCACGCGGGGTCTCGCGGCGGCCCCGCGCCGCCCCGGCGTGCCCCCGCGGACCCGGATCCCGGGCGCTTTCGTCGCGAGCCGCCAGGAGGGCCCTGAG CACTCGGGGGAAACGATCGTCAGCGGACAGACCGCCTCTGGCAGGACGTGGAGCCTCGCTGTCACTCGGAAAGGGACGAGACAGTCACAGGCCGGGGGCGCGGGCGGCGCACGCGGTTGCCCAG TTGGCTCGGGCTTCTTTTCTAAAAACTCAATCGAAAGAACCGGCTGCAAGCCCGCGAAGGCTGGGCGCGCGGCCGCCTGTGACGGTGGCCTGGAATCCTGCAGCTGCCTCTCTGGTCACCGCGGGGAGCGCCCGGGCCCCATGGCCGCCGCTTTCGGGGAGCAGGACCTGGATGCTCCGCTCACGGGCGAGGAGGCCGTTCAGGCCTGTGGAGCGCCGGGTCCGGACGGACACTGGGTCTCTTGTCACTTTCGGTTGCCCTCGTCACTGGGATGGAAGAGAACGGGCCGGCGCTCAGGCCAACCGG TGGCCGATGCTTTTGGAATGAGTCGGCGTGGACACGCGTGTTTCCAGGAGCCCGCGGTTTCCTGGAGGCCGAGTTCTGGGAAACGGCGGCCTGGGGCTCTAAGTCCTCCTCGGAGAGCAGCGGCGGCGCAGACCGAGGCGCCCTCCACTCCTTGCCCGGGGCTCCCGGGAGAGGCGGGCAGGCCGAGCGGCGACGCGGCCCGAAGTCGTGCGCGCGGGCGGCGAGGGGGCGCTGTGGCCTGCGCGGCTGCCGCCTAG